AATGAATTTTAAAGTGCTCTGTTCCGATTTAGACGGAACGCTACTATCAACAAAAAACGATGTATCCGAATTCACGATTTCGGAAATCAATCGCATAAAGAACAAATTAAAAATCATATTGGTTTCCGCAAGAATGCCAAAATCCATGACCTATTTGCAACAAAGAATGGGCATACAGGATAATCCGATAATCTGTTATAATGGTGCCTTGGTTATGTCAGGAACTAAAGAGCTTAGTTCTACGAGCATTCCAACTGAAAATATTGATGAGCTTTACGACCGTTGCAAATGCTACAATATTAAACTTGGACTTTACCATAAAGATGAGTGGTGCGTTAGTGAAAACTCCGAGCGTGTTGAAAAAGAAATCTTCAATACGAGGGCAGAACCTATATTTGAACCTACCGAGAAAACCTTGGAAAGGTGGAGAGAAAATAATAGTGGACCGCATAAAATAATGCTCATGGGTACCAAGGAAAATATGGATGATATAACCCTGGTGCTGACAAACAAATTCTCATCAGTTCTAAACCATTACCGCTCCAATGATACCTTGATTGAAGTTGCACCAAGGACAACATCAAAACTAAAGGCAATCGCAACGCTTTTAGAGCCCAAAACCACTTTAA
The nucleotide sequence above comes from Flagellimonas sp. HMM57. Encoded proteins:
- a CDS encoding Cof-type HAD-IIB family hydrolase, with translation MNFKVLCSDLDGTLLSTKNDVSEFTISEINRIKNKLKIILVSARMPKSMTYLQQRMGIQDNPIICYNGALVMSGTKELSSTSIPTENIDELYDRCKCYNIKLGLYHKDEWCVSENSERVEKEIFNTRAEPIFEPTEKTLERWRENNSGPHKIMLMGTKENMDDITLVLTNKFSSVLNHYRSNDTLIEVAPRTTSKLKAIATLLEPKTTLKEVIAFGDNYNDIEMLKNVGYGVAVSNARNEAKQIADAITLTNKENGVAQFIKDHL